Genomic window (Polyangia bacterium):
CAAGACCAAACAAGCGTTGAGGCTGGAGACGGATCGGCCGATTGCGCTGCGCCAGGCGATCCAGGCCTGCCGTAACGGCGGCGTGGTGTCGGTGATCGGCGTGTACGGCGGCCTCATCGACAAGTTCCCGATGGGCGCGGTGGTCAATCGCGGGCTGACCATCAAGGCCGGCCAGTGCCACGTCCAGCGCTACATGAAGCCGCTGCTGGAGCGCATCGTGAAGGGCGAGATCGATCCCAGCGTGGTGGTCACGCACCGCCTGCCCCTGTCGCGGGCGGCGGATGGCTATCGCATGTTCCTGAACAAAGAGGACCGCTGCGAAAAAGTGGTCTTGAAGGCGAATTGACCGCGGGGACTTCGGCAAAAGGAGAAGACATGGACGGGTTGGATATCGAGATCATTTCGTCGTCGGAGTCGCGGCCGACCCGATCGCCCACGGAAAACCGGCAAGCGCCGATTGCCGCGCCCGACGGTCACGCCCGCTCGGCGCGCGCCCTCGGCTGGTTCACCCTGGGCATTGGCGTGGCGGAGCTGGCAGCGCCGGGCGCGGTGGCCGCGCTGGTGGGCGCCGGCGGCAATCGGCGCCAGCGCCACATCCTGCGCGCGCTCGGTCTGCGCGAGGTCGTGGCCGGCATCGGCATCCTGGCGCGGCCGCAGTCAAGCCGCTGGCGGTGGTCACGGGTGGCCGGCGATGTGATGCACCTGGCGTTCTTGCGCGCGGCCGGACGATCGCGTCGGGCCAACCGTCAGCGGCTGTGGATGGCCGCCGGCATGGTGGCGGGTGTGACGGCGCTGGACACCCTGGCCAGCTTGCGCGCGCGGCGACCGAGCGGCGAAAACGATGCCGGCGAAGGCGCCGCGCCGTCCCCGCTGGTTGCGGTCTCCGAGGCGATCAGCGTGAATCGCCCGATCTCTGAAGTGTTCGCCTTCTGGCGCGACTTCGAGAACCTGCCGCAGTTCATGCAAAATCTGGAGTCGGTCGAGGTGATCGACAGCCGGCGATCACACTGGCGCGCCAAGGGGCCGGGCGGCCAGGCCGTCGAGTGGCAGGCCGACATCACCGACGAGCGCCAGGACGAGCTCATCAGCTGGCGCTCGCGCCCGGGCGCCGAGGTGGCCAACGCTGGCACGGTTCGGTTTTCGCCGGCGCCGGGAAACCGCGGCACCGAGATCCACGTGCAGCTGGAGTATCGGCCACCGGCCGGTCGGTTGGGCGCGGCGGTGGCTTGGCTTCTGGGCAAGGAGCCGGGACAGACCGTCAGGGCCGATCTGCGGCGGCTAAAGCAGGTGCTGGAGATCGGCGAGGTGATGAAGTCCGACACCAGCATTCACCGCGGACGGCATCCGGCGCAGCCGTCGAACAAACGCCAGAGGAGGCAAATGGACATGGACGCAATCGAACTGTTGAAGTCTCAGCACCGTGAAGTGGAAGAGCTCTTTGCCAAGATCGAAAAGGCGAGGAGCAATAACAGCAAGGCCAAGCTGTTCGATCAGCTGGCCGACGATCTGGCCATCCACGCGGCGATCGAGGAGCACCATTTTTACCCGTCGGTGAAAGAGCGACGCACCGAGGAGCTCCTGCACGAGTCACTGGAAGAGCACCTGGAGATCAAACGGGCGTTGGCTGATCTGCTGGAAACGGCGGTCGACGACGAGACTTTTGACGCCAAGATCAAGGTGCTGAAAGAAAAAGTTCAGCAACACGTCAAAGAAGAAGAGTCGGATCTGTTCCCGAAGGTGAAAAAGATCTTCGGCCAGGACGAGCTGACCATGATCGCCTCCGAGATGGCGGCCGAGCAGGCCGAGCTGGAAGCGGAAGGCGAGCCGCGCAAACTGGTTCCCGGCGAGACCGAGCGGCCGGCCACCATCTGATCGAGCAGGTGAAAGAACCGGACGGCCACGCCGCGGCGGCAAGCGGGAGGGCGACATGGAAACCAAGGGGGCATGTCGGGTGTCCCGCCGGACGGCGCTGAAAACGGCGGCGCTGCTGACCGGGGCGGTCGGCGGATTGGCGGAGGCGGCGGCGATGGGCGCGCCGCCGGTGGGCAGCGAGAAGAAACAACCCGCCAGTCAGGTGGCCAAGCTGGGCTTTCAAGCGATGATGAAAGGCGAAGGCGACATGGTCACCGGCCGGAGCAACAAACTGCGCGCCGCCATCTCGCACATCGTCCCGTCCAGCGTCCTGGCCGAACAGCACCGCAAGACCGCCGCGCCTGGCACCGCGAAGAGCGCCCATCGATCTTTGACCAGCCTTCGGGCTTGACCGACCTTCGGGGCTGACCTTCGGGATCTCCCTGGAAATTGCTGCGAAGGGCTGATCGGGCGGAATTTTATAACCACGATCACCAGTTGTCCGTCACATAAATAACGGACATATGGACATGACGCCCCTGCCTTCCGCCGAGCAGAGCCGAAAAACGCTGGGCCTTGGGCTGGCCGTCGTCGCGGTGATTCTTGTCTCCGAGGCCTTGGTCGACGCCTACCTGACCGGCAGCGCCCAAACTCGAGCGCAGCAGATCGAGAGACAGTCGATGGCCGGGGTCGAGCTGGTCGACCGGATCATCCGCGATGTGAATCAGCAGCGAGTCCTGATCGAC
Coding sequences:
- a CDS encoding SRPBCC family protein yields the protein MDGLDIEIISSSESRPTRSPTENRQAPIAAPDGHARSARALGWFTLGIGVAELAAPGAVAALVGAGGNRRQRHILRALGLREVVAGIGILARPQSSRWRWSRVAGDVMHLAFLRAAGRSRRANRQRLWMAAGMVAGVTALDTLASLRARRPSGENDAGEGAAPSPLVAVSEAISVNRPISEVFAFWRDFENLPQFMQNLESVEVIDSRRSHWRAKGPGGQAVEWQADITDERQDELISWRSRPGAEVANAGTVRFSPAPGNRGTEIHVQLEYRPPAGRLGAAVAWLLGKEPGQTVRADLRRLKQVLEIGEVMKSDTSIHRGRHPAQPSNKRQRRQMDMDAIELLKSQHREVEELFAKIEKARSNNSKAKLFDQLADDLAIHAAIEEHHFYPSVKERRTEELLHESLEEHLEIKRALADLLETAVDDETFDAKIKVLKEKVQQHVKEEESDLFPKVKKIFGQDELTMIASEMAAEQAELEAEGEPRKLVPGETERPATI